The Raphanus sativus cultivar WK10039 unplaced genomic scaffold, ASM80110v3 Scaffold2237, whole genome shotgun sequence nucleotide sequence GGGCCCATCCCAAGATCCATTTCCAAATTAGCCAACCTTGTGATTCTTAATATTTCCAATTACAACGTCCAAGGCGGCCCAGTTGATTTTAGTATTTTCTCGCCTATCAAGGGGCTCACCCAGCTTTACATATCCCATTTGAACACCACCACTACTATTGACTTGAATGCAGTCCTATCCTTGCATCTCAAGTCTATATCTATCTTGGATCTCTCAGGGAATCGTGTTTCAACCACAAACAAAAGTTCAGTCGCAAACCAACCTTTGCAACGGTTGAGTAGTTTGTCTCTATCAGATTGCGGTATCACCGAGTTTCCGGAGATTTTAACAAGACTAGAGAATGGATTAATGACCGAGCTACACATTCCCAACAACAAAATCAAAGGTCAGGTGCCTGGATGGTTATGGACGCTAATACGTTACGTGAATCTTTCCAACAACACTTTCAATGGCTTTGAAACACCAACAACAAAATCACCATCATCAGTGACTTACTTGTTCGCCTCCAATAATAATTTCACGGGCGAGATTCCCTCCTTCATATGTACGCTGGACACTCTAGACACTCTCGATTTATCCAACAACAACTTCAACGGCCCTATCCCTCGTTGCATTGGAAACCTCAAGAGTAATCTCTCGCGTCTCATCCTTCGTCAAAATCGTCTTAGTGGAAGTCTTCCGGAAAACATATATGGAAATCTAATCTCGCTCGACGTCGGTAATAACCAGCTGGTAGGGAAGCTCCCAAGATCGCTAATCCACTCCTCTACTCTCGAAGTTCTTAACGTGGAAAGCAACATGATCAACGACTCGTTTCCGTTTTGGTTGACTTCTCTCCAAAACCTGCAGATTCTTGTCCTACGGTCCAACGCATTCCACGGATCCATACAACAGCAAACTCGGTTCGCCAAGCTCCGGATCATGGACATATCGCGGAATAACTTCAGCGGAACGCTGCCATCAGTTTTCTTCTCGAGCTGGACTGCAATGTCCACGCTCGACGAAGAACAAGATGAAGAAATGTACATGGGATCAGGATATTACCACGATTCGATGGTTTTGATGAATAAAGGCGTAGCGATGGAGCTGGTGCGTATCCTGAAAATATACACTGCGGTCGATTTCTCCGGAAACAAACTGGAAGGAGAGATCCCAAACTCCATCGGTCTACTGAAAGAGCTTCGTGTGCTAAACTTGTCGAGCAACGCTTTCTCCCGACGCATCCCACCGTCTTTGGGGGACCTGAAAGCGCTCGAGTCGCTCGATGTTTCCAGGAACAAGCTCTCAGGTGGGATTCCGCAAGAGCTAGGAAGTCTCTCGTACCTTTCGCACATGAACTTCTCTCATAACCACCTCGCGGGTTTGGTACCTGGGGGCACTCAGTTTCGGACGCAAGTTTGCTCTTCTTTTGACAACAACGATGGACTTTTCGGCCCTTCTCTTGATGTTGTTTGCAGACGCACCAATCCGGAAGGGGATGAAACGCTGGAGCCAGAgggagaagatgaggaagaggTGTTGAGTTGGGTGGCAGCCGCGGTTGGTTTCGTACCTGGTATTATCTTTGGATTTACGATTGGGTGCATGCTGATTTCTTACAGACCAGAGTGGTTCGTCAACATTTTTGGCCCAAGCAGACGCAGAAGGAGAAGCACCGCAGCTCGttaaaaaaaggtaaaatatgTTACTGAATCTgcaaaaatgtatattataatCAGATAATTCCAGATGAATGGATGGATAAACGGGATTAGTACTTGGTAATTGCTTTCTGTTTGTAGAACCTTCATAAACCCAAGTTGAAGAGTCTCAAAGAATAAAATCAAGCAACCAAACATAATGGACTGAAGAGAAAGAAGCTTGGggagcaaaaaaaaatacacttataaAATATGCAAAAATATAGCTaggtaaatattttaaataaatcaagCAACCATttcaaagtttttattttactcTCAAGATTTATATTTGCTCATTTTTTGTATGTGTAATCTTGATTCCAATTATATACGCATGTGGTTTTCATATTGATGATTACTACATCGGTAAATAGAATAGTAAGTTGTAATAACAGTAAGCTTGAAGAAAATCCCCAAACTTGAAGATCCGGCTCAGTGCTCAATCACTGGACTTAAGGTAGAGAAACAATATAACTATGACATTTCCTGTTAATGGCAGAGCATACCTTAGACACACGCGAACTTCAGGTCATAACTTTGGATTACAGAAGAGAATGTCAACAAAACAATGTTGTGGATTGACTCACCACCTCAGATATTGATGATACGAATGGCTCTGCACATCAGGCATACAGGATTGTCTGGAGATGCCTGAGAAGATGGTCAGGAGATCAACCGGGGGACAACCCTGTGGAGAAAGAAGCCCTCCAGATAGAAAAAAGCCATTTTGTTCTCAAGTTTCTAAGGTTGTCTCATTTTTTTAGAAACACCAAACGAATCAAGGGACCAATCATTTTCAATTTCACAAAGAACTCTTTGGTTATTTGATTAAAACAAGTTACATGATTGATAACAGATTCTGCCTATTACAAAGTCTCGTAAaattccaaacaattttgatataaataaaataaacagagaactggtaaaagaaaaacagagtaaagaTACCTTGAGAGTACTCCTATGTCAAAGCTTCTCAGTTAATCTAATCATGAAAGAGTTAACAGCAGAAGCATCTAAGACGATCCACGAAGACTCAAACAGCTCATGAAAGTAATCAGCTCTACTCTCTTGAGCTGCTTTTCTAAACGCATTACCAAACGCATTCCCTCTTACTGCACCAAGTCTCGGCTTCCCACAAACTCCAACCACAAGTATCTTCCCTAATTGCTGAGATGCGCAGGCACATAGCATCGGTTTCATCCTAGCTCCTTTCTCCCTCAAAGCATCCATTAGAAAGTAACAGAACTTTGTCAAAGCCTGAGGATATCCCAAATACTTAGCGTCAATGGAATCCTCAACCTTCACCCATCTGAACTTCCTTCCACTTCTGATGCATCCGGTCTTGGTGATTGCTGCGCTTCCTTGTCTTAGAATCGCTCTTTGAACCTTGATTGCTTGCTGCATCCCGGAACGAAGCTTATCAAGATTGTTCAACGACAAAGCATCATAAGCCTCTCCAAACTGCTGCGAAGCAGAGGAGCCACCTGAACCAAGAAACGATTCAAGAAGCGCTGTAATCCCGTAGACAACATCAGCGGCAGAGACCCTTGAGCTGTATCCATGAAGCCGCAGGAAACTCCTGTAGTAGAAATCGTTTAGACCATACTCAGGCAAAAACCGATCAAACTCTTGCTTCATTTTCCTCTTCACCTCGTTGTTCATGTAAGGAAACTTCTGCTGGCACTCGATAAGCGCAAACCCCATACGCGCCAGAAGAAGCTTAAGCTTCTTGATCCCGTTATCACTCCACGTCTTGAGCTTCGTCGCGATGTACGAGGAACAGAGCATGGAGTCAAACAAGTTCCACTCTCTCAGCAGCATAAGCCTAGGCTCTTCTTCGTAAGAGATTCTCGAACAGTCCGGTGCTCGAACCTTGGTTCCGTCTTTCAAAGTAACGGAAGTGACCTTGTCTATGTTCCCGGAGCTGTTGATGTGTTGCTCAAGCTCCATCACCGCAGCTTGGTATCTCTCGTCGGTTAGCCTCTCGTGAACGAACTGATCAGTCAAGGAAACACAAGCCAGCCACAGAAGCTCGTTAGTGTTCTTCCTCAACATATGAGACAGCTCAAAAAGCAAACACCCGGATGGCTTCCCGTGGAAAGTCCCCATCTTGTAGTAATCCCTCTTTAGCTTCTTGAAAAGCTTcacaccatcatcatcatccgtCTTCCTCCTCTTACTTGGCCTATCACCATCTCCATCAtcactctcctcctcctcctcctcctcctcctcatcactTTCGTCTTCACTCTCGCTTCCATCTCCTCTCTCTTGATGCATCTGATAACTCTCGTTAGCCAACTTCAACACATGGAAATCATAAGCGAGATCCGCTTGcctctcatcatcatcagtgTGAAGCACAACAACCCTCTCATTGCCATCACTCAAGTTATGCAAATGAATAGGCCTATGACTATCCACCACAAAGACACGAGCTTTAGGACCCAGCTTAAGCACTAGCCTCAAATCACGGTGACAGCCCCAGTTAATCAAGAGTATAGTCACGGGAGTCTCCGAGGAAGAGCACAGCCCAGGACCCGCGTACTTGTGGATCTCGAGAAACGAGGAGACGGGGAAGCACGAGTACTGGATCGAATCCGATTCGAGGATGTGAGTGATGACCTTGAGGGCGCAGATCGAGTCCACGTCGGATGAGGAAGGGAATATCAGAAGAGGGTTCTGGGAACCGGAGGAGGCGGCTGATTCGCGGAGCTTGGCGTAAAAGGATTCTACTTTCTGGATCCTCACCATGTCCGTGAGATTGGGTTTCGCTCAAAACTTGGATTCGGATTGTGAAGAGAAAAGCCCTAAATCGAACCCTAATTTCTCCAGAAATGGAGGTGGAATCTACCGAAAGCAGTGCCCAGAATAGGAttaagag carries:
- the LOC108863432 gene encoding receptor-like protein 35 encodes the protein MSRLMLITLSFLFSHISNFGDTHAAHTKQLCRPEQRDVLLEFKDEFETPNSHDSCFVNNNLNRHPRMKSWMYNKDCCDWDGIKCDLKSGEVIELDLSFSCLHGHTSLFKLKNLPSLNSLSLSNNNLSGEVLSSIRNLSHLNFLDLSNNLFSGGIPLSIGNLSHLASLDLSDNYFSGEISSLTENLPHLTTLDLSNNHFVGQIPFSVGNLSLLTILGLSNNNFDGEIPSSFASLNRLNTLMFRANNLSGKFPTALLNLTKLSILGISYNHFTGTLPANINSLSNLLYFDASVNSFSGTLPCAFFAISSLRYLDMSNNQLNGTLEFGNVSSSSNNLVSLFLGNNNFRGPIPRSISKLANLVILNISNYNVQGGPVDFSIFSPIKGLTQLYISHLNTTTTIDLNAVLSLHLKSISILDLSGNRVSTTNKSSVANQPLQRLSSLSLSDCGITEFPEILTRLENGLMTELHIPNNKIKGQVPGWLWTLIRYVNLSNNTFNGFETPTTKSPSSVTYLFASNNNFTGEIPSFICTLDTLDTLDLSNNNFNGPIPRCIGNLKSNLSRLILRQNRLSGSLPENIYGNLISLDVGNNQLVGKLPRSLIHSSTLEVLNVESNMINDSFPFWLTSLQNLQILVLRSNAFHGSIQQQTRFAKLRIMDISRNNFSGTLPSVFFSSWTAMSTLDEEQDEEMYMGSGYYHDSMVLMNKGVAMELVRILKIYTAVDFSGNKLEGEIPNSIGLLKELRVLNLSSNAFSRRIPPSLGDLKALESLDVSRNKLSGGIPQELGSLSYLSHMNFSHNHLAGLVPGGTQFRTQVCSSFDNNDGLFGPSLDVVCRRTNPEGDETLEPEGEDEEEVLSWVAAAVGFVPGIIFGFTIGCMLISYRPEWFVNIFGPSRRRRRSTAAR
- the LOC130505393 gene encoding uncharacterized protein LOC130505393, whose protein sequence is MVRIQKVESFYAKLRESAASSGSQNPLLIFPSSSDVDSICALKVITHILESDSIQYSCFPVSSFLEIHKYAGPGLCSSSETPVTILLINWGCHRDLRLVLKLGPKARVFVVDSHRPIHLHNLSDGNERVVVLHTDDDERQADLAYDFHVLKLANESYQMHQERGDGSESEDESDEEEEEEEEESDDGDGDRPSKRRKTDDDDGVKLFKKLKRDYYKMGTFHGKPSGCLLFELSHMLRKNTNELLWLACVSLTDQFVHERLTDERYQAAVMELEQHINSSGNIDKVTSVTLKDGTKVRAPDCSRISYEEEPRLMLLREWNLFDSMLCSSYIATKLKTWSDNGIKKLKLLLARMGFALIECQQKFPYMNNEVKRKMKQEFDRFLPEYGLNDFYYRSFLRLHGYSSRVSAADVVYGITALLESFLGSGGSSASQQFGEAYDALSLNNLDKLRSGMQQAIKVQRAILRQGSAAITKTGCIRSGRKFRWVKVEDSIDAKYLGYPQALTKFCYFLMDALREKGARMKPMLCACASQQLGKILVVGVCGKPRLGAVRGNAFGNAFRKAAQESRADYFHELFESSWIVLDASAVNSFMIRLTEKL